In Actinoplanes sp. NBC_00393, a single genomic region encodes these proteins:
- a CDS encoding YybH family protein — MDAEAELRALVDERVAAVAAKDPKPLAARQHPDVIAFNVLPPLHSRGSAAVETATQAWFDSYATDIGYEVRDLHVTVDGDVGFCSYLYRVSGTLKTGGVVDMWVRATLGCRRENGRWLIVHDHDSVPFDPATGQALLDLTP; from the coding sequence ATGGATGCTGAAGCGGAACTGCGAGCCCTGGTCGACGAACGCGTCGCCGCTGTGGCCGCCAAGGACCCGAAACCGCTGGCCGCACGCCAGCACCCCGATGTGATCGCCTTCAACGTGCTGCCGCCGCTGCACTCACGCGGCAGCGCCGCCGTCGAGACCGCCACCCAGGCGTGGTTCGACAGCTACGCCACCGACATCGGCTACGAGGTGCGGGATCTGCACGTGACCGTGGACGGTGACGTCGGTTTCTGCTCGTACCTCTACCGCGTCTCCGGGACCCTCAAGACCGGCGGCGTGGTCGACATGTGGGTGCGGGCAACCCTCGGCTGCCGCCGGGAGAACGGCCGGTGGCTGATCGTGCACGACCACGACTCGGTCCCGTTCGACCCGGCCACCGGTCAGGCGCTGCTCGACCTCACTCCGTGA
- a CDS encoding LLM class flavin-dependent oxidoreductase: MTPVFSVQAQPTDAASWLELAIRCEQAGFDTLQAADHPGSCSAPSVALAAAAAVTSRIRLGAYVSNAGVREPIHLAADVVTLDVVSGGRARLGLGAGHTPAEWQAIGRDRPDVRGRVDRCLAVAEAVVALLNGETVTRHEPLLDMVEARLEAPRPVQERIPLTIGTANSRILRWAGEHADIVGLSGLGRTLEDGHRHEARWRTDQVDQQIAQVVAGAAGRAQPPALEALVQIVEVTDDAEAAAAPHAQRLGMSAADLLEAPFVMIGTGEEIRAALARHEKRWGISRYAVRANTIDAVVDAGLLTE, from the coding sequence ATGACTCCCGTCTTCTCGGTGCAGGCCCAGCCCACGGACGCCGCCTCCTGGCTGGAGCTCGCGATCCGCTGCGAGCAGGCCGGTTTCGACACCCTGCAGGCCGCCGACCACCCCGGCTCGTGCTCGGCCCCGTCCGTCGCGCTGGCCGCGGCCGCCGCCGTGACCAGCAGAATCAGGCTCGGCGCGTACGTCTCGAACGCCGGTGTCCGCGAGCCGATCCACCTGGCCGCCGACGTGGTGACCCTGGACGTCGTGTCCGGCGGACGGGCCCGGCTGGGTCTCGGCGCCGGCCACACCCCGGCCGAGTGGCAGGCGATCGGCCGGGACCGTCCGGACGTGCGCGGCCGCGTCGACCGTTGCCTGGCGGTCGCGGAGGCGGTCGTCGCGCTGCTGAACGGGGAGACTGTGACCCGGCACGAGCCACTGCTGGACATGGTCGAGGCACGCTTGGAGGCGCCACGGCCGGTGCAGGAGCGGATCCCGCTGACCATCGGCACCGCCAATTCGCGGATCCTGCGCTGGGCCGGCGAGCATGCGGACATCGTCGGCCTCAGTGGTCTCGGCCGCACCCTGGAGGATGGGCACAGGCATGAGGCGCGCTGGCGTACCGATCAGGTTGATCAGCAGATTGCGCAGGTGGTGGCGGGTGCTGCCGGGCGGGCGCAGCCGCCGGCGCTGGAAGCGCTGGTGCAGATCGTCGAGGTCACCGACGATGCCGAGGCGGCCGCGGCCCCGCACGCGCAGCGCCTCGGCATGTCGGCGGCGGATCTCCTCGAGGCGCCGTTCGTGATGATCGGCACCGGCGAGGAGATCCGCGCGGCGTTGGCCCGCCATGAGAAGCGGTGGGGCATTTCGAGGTACGCGGTACGCGCGAACACCATCGACGCAGTCGTGGACGCCGGTCTGCTCACGGAGTGA
- a CDS encoding carbohydrate-binding domain-containing protein, producing MRKIVPAVLTATALATWAAPALAAGPAASAALAANQASHDSAADHVWNESDVATVTLTGSGATTTSPNVTVNSGTVTITAAGTYRFTGTLTSGQIVVNSTGTGIVRLILNGVTVTAAADALNVIAADEVLVFLQAGSTNRLTSGGDGAIASAADLTIAGTGTLNLTGTANDAVNVKDGLVIAGGTITATAPDDAIRGQDYVIVTGGTTTATAGGDGLKSDNEEDATRGYVAITAGTVNVTATGDAITGQTDVIVAGGTITARAGGGSTVTPGETSAKGLKAGALLVISDGRTTVDASDDGLHSDAAVTVDGGTTTVATADDGVHAETTVTISAGTVNVTKSYEGVEGLKVYLSGGNVSATASDDAVNASDPTTGEMQNSPNALISVTGGTVVVSGGTDGLDSNGALTIGGGTVVVTGSATRGGGEGGLDANGAVSITGGTLISSGISATTSTLPASGQGWVSVTFSTNQAAGTVVHLATISGTQIASYQPTKAFRGVVFSSNQISRGTTYAIRTGGTVSGTAVGGGLYVGGTLSGTQVTTVTAGTQSGGGRP from the coding sequence ATGCGCAAAATCGTCCCCGCCGTGCTCACCGCCACGGCCCTCGCGACCTGGGCAGCGCCCGCACTCGCCGCCGGCCCGGCAGCATCCGCCGCGCTCGCCGCCAATCAGGCGAGCCACGACAGCGCCGCCGACCACGTCTGGAACGAGTCCGACGTCGCCACCGTCACCCTCACCGGCTCCGGCGCCACCACGACGAGTCCGAACGTCACCGTCAACAGCGGCACGGTGACCATCACCGCCGCCGGCACCTACCGATTCACCGGTACGCTCACCAGCGGCCAAATCGTCGTCAACAGCACCGGAACCGGCATCGTCCGGCTGATCCTCAACGGCGTAACCGTCACCGCAGCCGCGGACGCCCTCAACGTGATCGCCGCCGACGAGGTGCTGGTGTTCCTGCAGGCCGGCAGCACCAACCGGCTGACTTCCGGCGGCGACGGAGCAATCGCCTCGGCCGCCGACCTGACCATCGCCGGCACCGGCACACTGAACCTCACCGGCACCGCCAACGACGCCGTCAACGTCAAGGACGGCCTGGTCATCGCCGGTGGCACGATCACCGCGACGGCGCCGGACGACGCGATCCGCGGCCAGGACTACGTGATCGTCACCGGCGGCACGACTACCGCGACCGCGGGCGGCGACGGCCTGAAGTCCGACAACGAGGAGGACGCCACCCGCGGCTACGTGGCGATAACGGCCGGAACCGTCAACGTCACGGCCACCGGCGACGCGATCACCGGACAGACCGACGTGATCGTCGCCGGCGGCACGATCACCGCGAGGGCCGGCGGCGGCAGCACCGTCACACCGGGGGAGACCTCGGCGAAGGGCCTCAAGGCCGGTGCGCTGCTGGTGATCAGCGACGGCCGGACCACGGTGGACGCCTCCGACGATGGCCTGCACTCCGACGCCGCGGTCACCGTCGACGGCGGCACCACCACGGTCGCCACGGCCGACGACGGCGTGCACGCCGAGACCACCGTGACGATCTCCGCCGGCACCGTGAACGTCACCAAGTCGTATGAGGGCGTCGAAGGGCTCAAGGTCTACCTCTCCGGCGGCAACGTATCGGCGACCGCCTCCGACGACGCGGTCAACGCCTCCGACCCGACGACCGGCGAGATGCAGAACTCCCCGAACGCGCTGATCTCGGTCACCGGCGGCACGGTCGTGGTCAGCGGCGGCACCGACGGCCTGGACTCCAACGGCGCGCTCACCATCGGCGGCGGCACGGTCGTCGTCACCGGCTCGGCCACCCGCGGCGGCGGCGAGGGCGGCCTGGACGCGAACGGCGCGGTCAGCATCACCGGCGGCACGCTGATCTCCTCCGGGATCAGCGCCACCACCAGCACCCTGCCGGCCTCCGGCCAGGGCTGGGTGTCGGTCACCTTCAGCACGAACCAGGCAGCCGGGACGGTGGTCCATCTGGCCACCATCTCCGGTACGCAGATCGCGTCCTACCAGCCCACGAAGGCCTTCCGCGGCGTGGTCTTCTCCTCGAACCAGATCAGCCGGGGTACGACCTACGCGATCCGAACCGGCGGCACAGTCTCCGGCACCGCGGTAGGCGGCGGCCTCTACGTCGGCGGCACCCTGTCCGGCACCCAGGTCACCACGGTCACCGCCGGCACTCAGTCGGGCGGCGGCCGCCCCTAG
- a CDS encoding polyphosphate polymerase domain-containing protein, with product MPTHLDAISLAELTEKAELQTRVDRKYVLPLAAAQRVLSRLDPCTRVLEIDGARSFRYRSVYFDTPDLVSFRLTARRRRRRFKIRTRTYLDSATCWLEVKTEGYRGGTVKNRLPYATGDQDSVDPGRWFVDDVLGDSTGLEFAATLVTHYRRTTLYQPAGNSRATVDIGLTWTGTDGLGLTLPDMAVIETKTGSAASPIDRLLWACGHRPVSISKYATGLAALRPDLPATPWRRLLRKHFSA from the coding sequence GTGCCCACCCACTTGGACGCGATCTCGCTTGCCGAACTCACCGAGAAGGCCGAGCTGCAGACCCGGGTGGACCGCAAGTATGTGCTGCCTCTGGCGGCGGCGCAGCGCGTCCTGTCCCGGCTGGATCCGTGCACCCGGGTGCTGGAGATCGATGGCGCGCGGTCGTTCCGGTACCGGTCGGTGTACTTCGACACCCCGGATCTGGTGAGTTTCCGGCTGACGGCTCGCCGTCGGCGGCGCCGGTTCAAGATCCGGACCCGGACCTATCTGGACTCGGCGACCTGCTGGTTGGAGGTCAAGACCGAGGGGTATCGGGGCGGCACGGTCAAGAACCGGCTGCCGTATGCGACCGGTGACCAGGACAGCGTCGATCCCGGGCGCTGGTTCGTCGACGACGTCCTCGGTGACAGCACCGGCCTCGAGTTCGCGGCGACGCTGGTCACGCACTACCGGCGGACCACGCTGTATCAGCCGGCCGGGAACTCGCGGGCCACCGTCGACATCGGCCTGACCTGGACCGGGACCGACGGCCTCGGGCTGACGCTGCCAGACATGGCGGTGATCGAGACGAAGACCGGCTCGGCCGCCTCCCCGATCGACCGGCTGCTGTGGGCCTGCGGGCACCGGCCGGTGAGCATCTCCAAATACGCGACCGGGCTCGCGGCGCTGCGACCCGATCTGCCGGCCACACCGTGGCGGCGCCTGCTCCGCAAGCACTTCAGCGCCTGA
- a CDS encoding DUF4956 domain-containing protein, producing MPRLALFAIDLLAVSLLVFGLYFPRHRRRDLVVAYLGVNVGVLAVAGSLSSSNVGAGLGLGLFGVLSIIRLRSTELDQHEVAYYFSALALGILGPLSGGPAWLCPALMGLILVVMYLGDHPRLFRTYRRQVMVLDSALTDQVALVAQLERVLGARVHTATVERIDLVNETTVVEVRYSYPQGQSAPMLARAR from the coding sequence ATGCCCCGGCTCGCGCTGTTCGCGATAGATCTGCTCGCGGTCTCCCTGCTGGTCTTCGGCCTCTACTTTCCCCGGCACCGCCGGCGGGACCTGGTCGTCGCCTACCTCGGGGTCAACGTCGGGGTGCTGGCCGTCGCCGGTTCGCTGAGCTCCAGCAACGTCGGCGCAGGGCTCGGACTGGGCCTGTTCGGCGTTCTGTCGATCATCCGGCTGCGCTCCACCGAATTGGACCAGCACGAAGTGGCCTACTACTTCTCCGCGCTCGCGCTCGGCATTCTCGGGCCGCTCAGCGGGGGACCGGCATGGCTGTGCCCGGCATTGATGGGGCTGATTCTCGTCGTCATGTATCTCGGTGACCATCCCCGGTTGTTCCGCACCTACCGGCGGCAGGTGATGGTGCTCGACTCGGCGCTCACCGACCAGGTCGCCCTGGTCGCCCAGCTGGAGCGGGTTCTCGGGGCACGGGTGCACACGGCCACCGTCGAGCGGATCGATCTGGTCAATGAGACCACCGTTGTCGAGGTGCGGTACTCGTACCCTCAAGGGCAGAGTGCGCCGATGCTCGCGCGGGCGCGCTGA
- a CDS encoding TetR/AcrR family transcriptional regulator gives MRADAARNRALLLAAAEAAFAERGLDVSVADIAQRAGIGKGTVFRHFPTKGDLLAEVMLDRIGALSHAGKRLTTADDPGAALLEFLTLAAERQQQNDMSLLREAHAVNERLADARTEMFALIDILVERAREAGAIRADVTGTDVALLMCAPGHVAGFAPHGGPDLWRRYLAIIFDGLRPQGAGPLPVPPPQVG, from the coding sequence GTGCGCGCCGATGCCGCCCGGAACCGGGCTCTCCTGCTGGCCGCGGCCGAGGCCGCGTTCGCCGAGCGGGGCCTCGACGTCTCGGTCGCCGACATCGCCCAGCGCGCCGGGATCGGCAAGGGCACCGTGTTCCGGCACTTCCCGACCAAGGGCGACCTGCTCGCCGAGGTCATGCTGGACCGGATCGGCGCGCTCAGTCACGCCGGAAAGCGGCTGACCACGGCTGACGATCCGGGCGCCGCGTTGCTGGAGTTCCTTACTCTCGCCGCCGAGCGTCAGCAGCAGAACGACATGTCCCTGCTGCGCGAGGCGCACGCCGTCAACGAACGGCTGGCCGATGCGCGTACCGAAATGTTTGCTCTGATCGACATCCTGGTGGAGCGGGCCCGGGAGGCCGGGGCGATCCGTGCCGACGTGACCGGGACGGATGTCGCGCTGCTGATGTGCGCGCCCGGCCATGTGGCCGGCTTCGCCCCGCACGGCGGCCCCGATCTGTGGCGCCGCTACCTGGCGATCATCTTCGACGGCCTGCGCCCGCAGGGCGCCGGGCCGCTGCCGGTGCCGCCGCCGCAAGTGGGCTGA
- a CDS encoding NADP-dependent oxidoreductase: protein MKAVVTTGYGPAEKFTVADVPVPRPGPGQIQVRIAAAALNPVDLKLAAGDMQAMVALAFPHVLGNDFAGTVTEVGPGVTTYEVGDEIFGHAMPRALRPIAGQGRPSLGTGTLAEFAVVEADTPFIARRPPTLSAVEAAALGTAGLTARALAFTAAIQPGEVVLVVGATGGVGTALIPLLRNAAHVVATAHPADADLLRKLGADEVVGYAESSYPSGVDVALNLALPSDQLAGVARALRSGGRLYTITFPVPRQEWVGRDDVSVQLVLDTEGELGGMQEVADLAVDGELVATVSRTYSLEEGPQAYVDLANRHTVGKLVVLP from the coding sequence ATGAAGGCTGTCGTCACCACGGGTTATGGCCCGGCAGAGAAGTTCACGGTTGCTGACGTGCCGGTCCCCCGGCCCGGGCCAGGGCAGATCCAGGTCCGCATCGCTGCTGCCGCGCTCAACCCGGTCGACCTCAAGCTCGCCGCCGGTGACATGCAGGCCATGGTGGCGCTGGCCTTTCCGCATGTGCTCGGCAACGACTTCGCCGGCACGGTGACTGAGGTCGGTCCGGGCGTGACCACCTATGAGGTCGGAGACGAGATCTTCGGGCATGCCATGCCCCGGGCGCTGCGCCCGATCGCCGGCCAAGGCCGCCCTTCGCTGGGCACCGGCACCCTCGCCGAGTTCGCGGTGGTGGAGGCGGACACGCCGTTCATCGCTCGCCGCCCGCCCACGCTCTCCGCCGTCGAGGCCGCTGCGCTCGGCACTGCTGGCCTGACCGCGCGGGCTCTCGCCTTCACGGCGGCCATCCAGCCCGGCGAGGTCGTCCTGGTCGTCGGCGCCACCGGCGGCGTCGGCACGGCTCTCATACCGTTGCTGCGCAATGCGGCGCACGTCGTCGCCACGGCCCATCCCGCAGACGCCGATCTGCTGCGCAAGCTCGGTGCCGACGAGGTCGTCGGTTACGCGGAGTCGTCCTATCCCTCTGGCGTTGACGTCGCTCTCAACCTGGCGCTCCCTAGTGACCAGCTTGCGGGTGTGGCCCGTGCCCTGCGCTCCGGCGGCCGGCTTTACACGATCACCTTCCCGGTCCCCCGCCAGGAGTGGGTGGGCCGAGACGACGTCTCCGTCCAGTTGGTGCTCGACACCGAGGGTGAGCTGGGCGGCATGCAGGAGGTCGCCGACCTGGCCGTTGACGGCGAGCTCGTGGCTACGGTCAGCCGCACCTATTCGCTGGAGGAGGGCCCGCAGGCTTACGTCGATCTGGCCAATCGGCACACCGTCGGCAAGCTGGTCGTCCTGCCCTGA
- a CDS encoding helix-turn-helix domain-containing protein — protein MDGPLVDQEPVGAVLAQMRRAQRLTGAQLAELVGMSQPKISRIERGRGLPDPEDIATIARALGADETLVRSLMERAEQSHDRMTDWRPTSATLASRQENVADWEAATRTVRDFQPAVLPGLAQTGEYARAAMLSFQRLVRTSAEDNLEMAMAAAVTERTRRQEILADRAKSFHFIITEAVLRNGICPPTEMLGQVERLRTLSARPNITIGVIPDGAPVEIPPLHGFTLLDDNMVIIDVYNTGLTSRGRNDVDRYRQVFDLFLTSAIDDLAPLLDKYQRYYADQLNPR, from the coding sequence TTGGATGGTCCCCTTGTCGATCAGGAGCCGGTCGGTGCGGTCCTGGCTCAAATGCGCCGCGCCCAGCGCCTTACCGGCGCGCAGCTGGCGGAGTTGGTCGGTATGAGCCAGCCGAAGATCTCCCGCATCGAACGCGGCCGCGGCCTGCCTGACCCGGAAGACATCGCCACCATCGCCCGTGCACTCGGAGCGGACGAGACACTCGTCCGCTCCCTGATGGAACGCGCCGAGCAGTCGCATGACCGGATGACCGACTGGCGTCCCACATCCGCCACCTTGGCCAGTCGTCAGGAGAACGTGGCTGACTGGGAGGCGGCGACCCGGACTGTCCGAGATTTCCAGCCCGCGGTGTTGCCCGGCCTCGCGCAGACCGGAGAGTATGCGCGAGCGGCGATGTTGTCCTTCCAGCGCCTGGTGCGAACATCAGCCGAGGACAACCTGGAGATGGCCATGGCGGCGGCTGTCACCGAGCGGACCCGCCGTCAGGAGATCCTGGCCGACCGGGCCAAATCCTTCCACTTCATCATCACCGAGGCAGTGCTACGCAACGGAATCTGCCCGCCGACCGAGATGCTGGGCCAAGTCGAGCGCCTGCGCACGCTCTCCGCCCGGCCCAACATCACCATCGGCGTCATCCCAGACGGAGCCCCCGTCGAGATCCCGCCGCTCCACGGCTTCACGCTGCTCGACGACAACATGGTGATCATCGACGTTTACAACACGGGCCTGACGTCCCGCGGCCGCAACGACGTCGACCGCTACCGCCAGGTCTTCGACCTGTTCCTAACCAGCGCCATCGACGATCTGGCCCCCTTACTGGATAAGTACCAGCGCTACTACGCCGATCAACTGAATCCGCGTTAG
- a CDS encoding aminoglycoside phosphotransferase family protein, protein MRISEETVRKLVAAQFPEWTDLPVRQVRSAGTVNAIFRIGAGLTARFPLRDIESGNERASETERDSEIEQVRQEIEAEARAARLLHGKTRFGTPEPVAIGEPGYGYPLPWSVQTWLPGTIATDDDPGDSEPFARDLAELITAMRAVGTEGRTFDGRGRGGVIADHEGWVQTCLTESERLLPVPRLRRLWEAMRELPRGSDKDVMTHGDLMPGNMLVAAGRLAGVLDVGGFRPADPALDLTCAWHLLEPGPRRVLRAELGCDDLEWARGRAWAFEQSLGLVWYYETSNPVMSGIGRRTLERILSG, encoded by the coding sequence GTGCGGATATCCGAAGAAACAGTGCGCAAGCTGGTCGCGGCACAGTTTCCCGAGTGGACGGACCTGCCCGTGCGGCAGGTCCGTTCCGCTGGGACGGTCAATGCGATCTTCCGCATCGGCGCGGGCCTCACGGCCCGCTTCCCGCTGCGCGACATCGAAAGCGGCAACGAGCGCGCCAGCGAAACCGAGCGGGACAGCGAGATCGAGCAGGTCAGGCAAGAGATCGAGGCCGAGGCGCGGGCGGCCAGGTTGTTGCACGGCAAGACCAGATTCGGTACGCCGGAGCCCGTCGCGATCGGCGAGCCGGGGTACGGATACCCGCTGCCCTGGTCGGTGCAGACGTGGCTGCCCGGCACCATCGCCACCGACGACGACCCCGGTGACTCCGAGCCGTTCGCCCGCGACCTGGCCGAACTGATCACCGCGATGCGGGCCGTCGGCACCGAGGGACGCACCTTCGACGGCCGCGGCCGGGGTGGAGTCATCGCCGACCACGAGGGCTGGGTGCAGACCTGCCTGACCGAAAGTGAGCGCCTGCTCCCCGTACCCCGGCTCCGTAGGCTCTGGGAAGCAATGCGCGAGTTGCCTCGCGGCAGTGACAAGGATGTGATGACCCACGGTGACCTGATGCCCGGCAACATGCTGGTGGCTGCAGGCCGCCTGGCCGGTGTCCTCGACGTCGGCGGCTTCCGGCCGGCCGACCCGGCGCTGGATCTGACCTGCGCCTGGCATCTGCTGGAGCCCGGACCGCGGCGGGTGCTGCGCGCCGAACTCGGCTGTGACGACCTGGAGTGGGCGCGCGGGCGGGCGTGGGCGTTCGAGCAGTCGCTCGGCCTGGTCTGGTACTACGAGACGAGCAATCCGGTGATGAGCGGAATCGGCCGGCGCACGCTGGAGCGGATCCTCAGTGGTTAA
- a CDS encoding S1 family peptidase — MRRWRTLLAAVITAASMGVLVAPSSAVADETPVTPYVVGGTRAALGEFPWMVRLSMGCGGALYSPTLVLTAAHCVSRTGTNTSITATLGAVDLQSSSRITRRSNYVYRAPGYNGNGDDWAFIRLSSAVTGVATLPIATSTAYDSGTFTIAGWGANREGGAQQRYLLKATVPFVSDATCNSSAMYGGEVIAAEEICAGYTAGGVDTCQGDSGGPMFRRDAANAWIQVGIVSWGAGCARPNKPGVYTQVSYFSSAIRSAASSLGG; from the coding sequence ATGCGCAGATGGCGAACCCTTCTGGCCGCTGTGATCACCGCCGCGAGCATGGGTGTGCTCGTCGCGCCGAGCTCCGCCGTCGCGGACGAGACGCCTGTGACCCCGTACGTCGTCGGTGGCACCCGGGCCGCCCTCGGGGAGTTCCCGTGGATGGTGCGGCTGTCGATGGGCTGCGGTGGCGCGCTCTACAGCCCGACGCTGGTGCTGACCGCGGCGCACTGTGTGAGCCGGACCGGCACGAACACGTCCATCACGGCCACTCTCGGCGCGGTCGACCTGCAGTCCAGCAGCCGGATCACCCGGCGGTCGAACTACGTGTACCGGGCTCCTGGGTACAACGGGAACGGCGACGACTGGGCGTTCATCCGGCTGTCCAGCGCGGTGACCGGGGTGGCCACGCTGCCGATCGCGACCAGCACCGCTTACGACTCGGGGACGTTCACGATCGCGGGCTGGGGCGCCAACCGGGAGGGTGGGGCGCAGCAGCGGTACCTGTTGAAGGCGACCGTGCCGTTCGTCAGTGACGCCACGTGCAACTCGAGCGCGATGTACGGCGGTGAGGTGATCGCGGCCGAGGAGATCTGCGCGGGGTACACGGCCGGTGGGGTCGACACCTGCCAGGGTGACTCGGGTGGGCCGATGTTCCGTCGCGACGCCGCCAACGCCTGGATCCAGGTGGGCATCGTGAGCTGGGGCGCCGGGTGTGCGCGGCCGAACAAGCCGGGCGTCTACACCCAGGTCAGCTACTTCTCGTCGGCGATCCGCTCGGCCGCGAGCAGCCTGGGCGGCTGA
- a CDS encoding pyridoxamine 5'-phosphate oxidase family protein — MTVTNPWLAGPAPTKRLDRERLEERILNLLSSQNMCVLATAGPSGPLATPVRYFHLGFTLVFTAAGDSPKMRNLRADPRISVGVFAPLVGQASSRGAQIFGAARILQPGDADFDEHWAVVRWQSDHVERSRSLDDPPLGPIGVVAADKIVYTEHWLRREGFAPRQIWRSSSSPAAALEP, encoded by the coding sequence ATGACGGTGACCAATCCCTGGCTGGCCGGGCCGGCGCCGACGAAGCGGCTCGACCGCGAACGGCTCGAGGAACGCATCCTCAACCTGCTGTCCAGCCAGAACATGTGCGTGCTGGCCACCGCCGGGCCGAGTGGACCGCTCGCCACCCCGGTCCGCTACTTCCACCTCGGCTTCACCCTCGTCTTCACCGCCGCCGGGGACTCGCCGAAGATGCGCAACCTGCGCGCCGACCCGCGGATCTCGGTCGGCGTCTTCGCTCCGCTGGTCGGTCAGGCCAGCAGCCGCGGCGCGCAGATCTTCGGTGCGGCCCGGATCCTGCAGCCCGGCGACGCGGATTTCGACGAGCACTGGGCGGTGGTGCGCTGGCAGTCTGATCACGTGGAACGGTCCCGGTCGCTGGACGACCCGCCGCTGGGCCCGATCGGGGTGGTCGCGGCCGACAAGATCGTCTACACCGAGCACTGGCTTCGCCGCGAAGGTTTCGCGCCCCGGCAGATCTGGCGGTCAAGCTCAAGCCCGGCGGCCGCGCTGGAGCCGTAA